Genomic DNA from Hymenobacter jejuensis:
AAAATTGGTTTGATGCCAACGGCTGGCTAACGAAGTAGCGCATACGGGTCGTACGCCTGCCCGGCCCACCAGATTTCGGTGCCAATGGGCACTTCCCGAATCAGGTCGCTTTCCAGCAACAATACATGCTCGTCGTAGTAAGCCGGCGCGTCGTCTGCGCCGGTTTGCCGCGACATTTCCTCTATGCTGGCCGTGGCTGCCTCCTGATGCCCGTCGGGAAAAACCAAGTTTACTTCCAGCTTGGTATGCAGGTCGAACTTGCTCAGGGACTGTGTATTATCTTCTTGTGGGGTTACCAATAGCCCCAAGCCCGTCAGGCGAAAGCTGGACGCTACAGTCAGCAGAAGTTGCTTAGCCATGCTACATTTTTGTAAGGGGCGTAAGGCCGATTGCATAACCTGCCTGGCGGTCATGCTTTGCTCCTTCTCGGCATAAGGTTCTATGAATAGCATCAGCAGAAAAGTAATATAGTAGAGCATCTTGTGGTTGCCGCGGCTCCAAGACCTTGTTTTATTCTCTGCATACTTGCTCTATAGGTATAAGGAAGTACTTGAAAGTCAGCGAAAAGGATGCCTCAGCAAGCGCGGAATTACCTGTGCGCCTGAGGCGCAATTGCGTACCACTCAGCGACGGAAAAGCTACTTTTGCCCATCGCCTATGAAAATACTGCTGGTAGAAGACGAGCCCAAGCTGGCCTCCTTTGTGAAGAAAGGCTTTGAGAATGAAGGCTATGAGTTGGATATTGCCTACGACGGGCGCATGGGCCGCTCGCTGTTTCAGCAGCACGCCTACGAGGTGATTATCCTCGATATCAATCTGCCTTATATCAACGGGTTTGAGTTGTGTCGCCTCATCCGGGCCGACGACCCGCAGGTGCCTGTGCTGCTGCTCACCGCCCTGGACAGCCTCGACGACAAAGTAAGCGGCTTCGAGGCTGGTGCCGACGATTATTTGGTTAAACCTTTCGAATTCAAAGAGTTGCTACTGCGAACGCGGGCGTTGGCCAAACGCAACTCCGATGCCGGCAGCGTAAAGCGCCTGCTGCGCATTTCCGACCTGGAGCTGAATCTCGACTCCAAGACCGTGACGCGCAACCAGCAGCGCATCGACCTGACTACTAAGGAGTATGCTTTGCTCGAATACCTGCTGCTGAACCGCGGCAAGGTCATTTCGCGAGTCGATATTGCCGAGCGGGTCTGGGAACTGAATTTTGATACCAACACCAACGTCATCGACGTGTACGTGAGCTATCTGCGCAAGAAAATCGACCGCCATTTCAAGCCTAAGCTCATTCATACGGTGGTAGGCATGGGTTACGTAATGCGCGAAGGGTGAACCGGAAGATGCTGATTCGCAATAAGTTGATACTGCGGTTTATGCTGCTGGTGGTGGCCATTCAGCTCTGCTTTTCTGCGTTTATCTACTACTTCAACGCCGTATCGCGGCAGCAGAAATACTACCACCGCCTCGAAGCCAAAGCGCAGCTCATGGCCAGCCTCCTGATTAGGCGCGCCAACCTGCGCGACGAGATGCTGCGCAGCTTTCGCAGGAAAGACATGATGACCATGCACGACGAGCGCATCAGCATCTACGATGTTCGCCGGCGCTTGCTGTACCATATCGGCGATGCGCCGGCTTTGGCCAGTAACGTGTTGTATAGCAAGGTGTTAGATAAGGAGAAGTTTGTGCGTTTCGAAGAGGGTAAGCTGGAAACCGTGGGGCTGCGCTACCCCCACGCGGGCCAAACGTACTTCTTGTTTGTTTCGGGCTACGATCAATTTGGTAATCAGCAGTTTCGGAAGCTGCGGCTGCTGCTGCTGGTGGGCAACGTCGGGTCGTTGGTGCTCATCATTGTGGCGGGCTGGTACTTCGCCGATGAGTCGCTGAAACCCATTGCGCGGGTGATTCGGCAGGTGGAGCGCATCACGGCTTCCAACCTGAGCCTGCGCGTCGACGAGGGCAACCAGCAGGACGAAATCGCGCGGCTGGCCATCACGTTCAACAAGATGCTCAGCGGCGTTGAGCAGGCGTTTGAGTCGCAAAAAAGCTTTCTTTCGCATGCGTCGCACGAGCTGCGCACACCCCTGACCAACTTGCTCGGTACGCTCGAAACCTCTCAGGCCTACGACACCGACCTGGCCGAAACCAAGCAAAGCATTGGCTCGGCCGTGGAGGAAATCAAGCGACTGGTGGCCCTCACCAACGGCCTGCTGGCGCTCGCCAAAGCCGACGATACCTCCTTCAAGCGCCAGCCCGTGCGCCTCGACGAGTGCCTGACGCAGGCCATGGGCTATTGCGAAACGAAGTATCCCGGCCGCACCTTAAAATTGGAATTTGGCCCGCTGCCCAAAGAGCTCGACGATGCTTTCACCGTGCAGGGCAACGCGCACCTGCTGACCACAGCGCTCTTCAATATTCTGGAAAATGCCTGCAAATATTCGCAGGATGCCGTAACCGTTCAGTTTGGTTATGCAAAAGACAGTATATTGATTATCAAGGTTATAGATAAAGGAATTGGCATAGCGCCGCAAGAGCAACAGCGCATTCTGGAGCCTTTGTATCGCGGCGAAAACGGCAAAAGCATGCCCGGCTATGGCCTAGGCCTGGCCATCACACACAAGGTTATTCAGCGCCACGGCGGGCAGCTGCACCTTGCGTCGCGGGTAGGAGAGGGCACTACGGTTACCGTGCGGCTGCCCGTGCCTCGTAACAGGATGACTGTCAGCGATAAAGCGTAGCTGACCAAGTAAATTATCTGACCGCTAGCGGGGTGCTTGTACCAGACAGGCACCCCGCTTTTTTAATGTTTTCTAATCTCCTTCTCAGACGGTTTTAATGTCGTGGGCGGTCCTTTGCAGCACAACTAGCGCTCAAAACCGATGCTCAAGGACAACCGTCATCTGGTGCTGATCTACCTGCTGATCGGGGCCATTGTGCTTTCTGTGGGACTTAACTGCTATCTGCTCAGTCCTTTAACAAACAACCTGTCGGAAACAAGCCTGCTCAGCGACGACGCAACCGAGTCGGAGGAGGAGCTGCAACTCACGCGCTCGATGCTGGCCCATTGCCAAGCCGAACAAATGCGCAAAGACAGCCTGCTGGTGAAGGTGTTCAACCACATCGAACCGCTGACAACGCGGGCGCAGTACTGACTATGGTTTTGGTAATACATTGATCATAAGATATTTACAAAATAAAATTTCGTTTTAACGCCCTTCTCATGTCGCCAAAGTATCGTAGATCTCTTGTGTGGCTGCTCCTGCCCACGCTTAGTATAGCTGGGGCCAGCTGCACCGAAACCAGCCAGGCCGACAACACCAAAACGGCCGTGGCGGTCGAGGTGCTGCCCGTGCTGGAGCTAGTGGCGCAGGATACGGTTTTGCATCACGATTATGTTGCTGATATTCAATCGATTAAAAACGTAGAAGTGCGGGCGCGTGTCCAAGGATTTATTGAGAAAATCTACGTGGACGAAGGCAAGGAAGTGAAGGCCGGACAGCCGTTGTTCCGCATCAACGACGCCGAATACAAAACGCAGCTGGCCAAAGCCCGCGCCAACCTGAGCAATGCCGTTGCGCAGTCCAGAGTCGCGCAGCTCGAAGCCGAGCGGGTACGGCTGCTGGTCGACAAAAAGATCATTGCCAAGAGCGAGCTGGAAGTCGCGCAAGCCAAGCTCCGCGCTGCCCAGGCCCAGATTGACGAAGCACGCTCGGCGCAGTCTACGGCGGCCCTGAGCCTGTCGTACACGATGGTACGGGCGCCGTTTGATGGCATCATCGACCGCATTCCGCTGAAAGTCGGGAGCTTAGTCGACAACGGCACGCTGCTCACTACCGTTTCCGACAACCGCGCCGTGTACGCGTATTTTGGCGTGTCGGAGGGTGAGTATTTAGAATATATCAAGACGCGGCAGCAGCACCCCAGCCGCAATAACAATTCGGTGCAGCTGATTCTGGCCGATGGTTCGCAATACACGCCGCCGGGCAAAATTGAAACCGTTGAGAGTGAGTTCAACGAAGGAACAGGCTCTATTTCCTTCCGCGCACGGTTTGATAACCCCCACAAAATCCTAAAACACGGCGCGACGGGCCGCGTGCGCCTCAGCAATACCGTGCACGACGTGGTGCTGGTGCCCCAGAAAGCCGTGTTTGAAATTCAGGACAAAAACTACGTCTTCGTGGTGGACGCCGCCGGCAAAGTCAAGCAGAAAAGCTTTGTGCCGAGCACACGGCTGTCGTATTTCTACGTGGTGAAATCGGGCCTGAAGCCGGGCGAAAAAATCGTGTACGAAGGCATGCAGGATCTGCGCGAAGGGGCTACCATCCGGCCGCGCCCCGTGCTGATGGGGCAGATCCTGGCCGGCGCCCACTAACGCCCGCTGCCCCTGTATCTGCGATCGACCCTTGAGGCGTTTCGTGCCACCGTCAACTTCCGCATATGTTTAATCTGTTCATCCGGCGGCCCGTTCTGTCGCTGGTTATTTCGCTTGTTATCGTGTTTTTGGGCTTGCTAGCGTTCTTTACGCTGCCCATTACGCAGTTTCCCGACATTGTGCCGCCCTCCGTGACCGTGACGGCGCGCTATACCGGCGCCAACGCCGAGGTATGCGCCAAAGCCGTGGCCACGCCGCTCGAACGCGCCATTAACGGGGTGCCGGGCATGTCGTACATGTCGTCGGTGAGCAGCAACAGCGGCCTGACGGTGATTACGGTGTTCTTCCAGGTAGGCATTGACCCTGATGTGGCGGCCGTGAACGTGCAGAACCGCGTGCAAACGGTAATCGACGAGCTGCCGGAAGAAGTGATTAAGGCCGGCGTGGCCACCGAGAAGGAAGTCAACAGCATGCTGCTCTACCTCAACGTGATGAGCGACGATCCGGCGGTGGGCGAGAAGTTCATTTATAACTTCACCGATATCAACGTGTTGCAGGAGCTCAAGCGCATCGACGGCGTGGGCTTCGCCGAGATCATGGGCTCGCGCGAGTACTCGATGCGCGTGTGGCTCAAGCCCGACCGACTGGCTTCGTACAGCGTGTCGGCCGATGAAGTTATCAAAGCCATCCGCGATCAAAACGTGGAAGCGGCCCCTGGCAAAACGGGCGAAAGCTCCGGCAAAGCACCACAGATGCTGCAATATGTGCTGCGCTACACCGGCAAAATGTTTGAGCCGGAGCAATACAAAAACGTCGTGCTTCGGGCTAACGCCGACGGTTCGGTGCTCCGGCTTCGAGACGTGGCCGACGTCGAGTTCGACGTGATGAGCTACGGCATGCTCTCCAAAACCGACGGGCGCCCCTCGGCCTCCATCATGCTCAAGCAGCGTCCTGGCTCCAATGCCAGCGAAGTAATTGCGAATGTGAAAGCGCGCATGGCCGAGCTAAAAGTCACTTCGTTTCCGCCCGGCATGACCTACAACATCGCCTACGACGTGTCGCGCTTCCTCGATGCTTCCATTCATGAAGTGGTCCGCACCTTATTTGAGGCATTTTTGCTGGTGTTTCTGGTGGTGTACCTGTTCATCCAGGACTGGCGCTCTACCCTGATTCCGGCGCTGGCCGTGCCGGTGGCGTTGGTGGGCACGCTGTTCTTTATGCAGCTCTTTGGCTTTTCGATTAACCTGCTGACCCTCTTTGCATTAGTGCTCGCCATCGGCATTGTGGTCGACAATGCAATTGTGGTAGTGGAGGCCGTGCACGCCAAAATGCACGAGCAGCATTTGTCGCCACGCGAAGCCACATTTGCAGCTATGGGCGAAATGGGCGGCGCCATCATCGCCATCACGCTGGTGATGTCGGCCGTGTTTGTGCCGGTCGCGTTTATGACCGGGCCGGTGGGCGTATTCTACCGGCAGTTTTCGCTAACGCTGGCCATTTCCATCGTGATCTCAGGTATTAACGCCCTGACTTTGACGCCAGCTTTGTGTGCACTCATCCTGAAGTATGATCCTGAGAATCAGACCGAAAAGAAAGGGTTACTCAACCGCTTTTTCGCTTGGTTCAACCGAGGCTACGCAGCGTTTTCGGCTCGCTATCAGCAGTTGGTAAGCTTTGTGGCGCGGCGCCGTGCTATCACCATTGGGCTGTTTTTGTTTTTCTGCGCGGCTACTTGGGGGGTTAGTGCGATTCTGCCCGGCGGCTTCATCCCGACCGAAGATCAGGGCATGATTTACGTGAACGTAACCACGCCGCCCGGCGCCACCGTGGAGCGCACCGACCGCGTCCTCGACAAAATCCAGCAGGCCACCAAAGGCATTGATGCCGTGGAGTCGGTTTCAAACCTGGCCGGCTACAGCCTGATGAGCGAAGTGGCGGGTGCTTCCTACGGCATGGGTATGATCAATCTCAAGCCGTGGGAAGAGCGCGAAGAATCTGTGAGTGAGATCATTACGCTGCTGGAAGCCAAAACCAAAGGCATCACCGACGCTCAGATTCAGTTTTTCCCGCCGCCTACCGTGCCCGGCTTCGGTAACTCCAGCGGCTTTGAGCTGCGCCTGCTCGACAAGACCGGTCGTGGCGATTTGCAGCAGACCGACAAAGTCGCCAAAGATTTCATTGCCGCCCTAAAGCAGCGCCCCGAAATCGGGAGTGCTTTCACCGGTTTCGATCCTACGTTCCCGCAGTATCTCATTCACGTTGACCAGGATATGGCCGCCAAAAAAGGCGTCACTATCGACAACGCCATGAGTACGCTACAAACCCTGATGGGCAGCTATTACGCCTCCAACTTCATCCGCTTCGGGCAGATGTACAAGGTAATGGTGCAAGCCGCGCCCAACTACCGCACCAAGCCCGAAGATTTGCTGAAGCTTTTCGTGAAGAACGACCGCGGCGAGATGGTGCCGTATTCTACGTTTATCCGGCTGGAACGCGTGTACGGCCCCGAGCAGCTCACGCGCTACAACATGTACACCTCGGCCATGCTCAACGGCGACGCGGCCCCCGGCTACAGCTCCGGCGATGCCATCAACGCCATCGAGGAAGTGGCCGCCAAAGAGTTGCCGCGCGGCTATAGCTTCGAGTGGTCGGGCATGACGCGCGAGCAGATCCTGTCGGGCAACCAGGCGATCTACATTTTTGCGGTCTGCTTGGTGTTTGTATACCTCTTATTAGCAGCCCAATACGAAAGTTTTCTGCTGCCGCTGCCGGTTCTGCTGTCGTTGCCGACGGGCATCTTCGGGGCGTTTCTGGGGCTGAAGCTGCTGGGGCTGGAAAACAACATCTACGCTCAGGTTTCGCTCGTGATGCTCATTGGGCTGCTGGGCAAAAATGCCATCCTCATCATCGAGTTTGCGGTGCTGCGTCAGAGGGAAGGCCATTCTATTCTCAATGCCGCCGTGGAAGGCGCCGTGTCGCGTCTGCGGCCTATCCTGATGACTTCGTTCGCCTTCATTGCGGGTCTGATTCCGCTGTGCGTGGCCAGCGGCGCCGGGGCTTTGGGCAACCGCTCCATCGGCACGGCGGCCGCGTCGGGCATGCTAGTGGGCACCGTGGCGGGCGTGGTGCTGATTCCGGGGCTGTACGTGCTGTTCGCGAAGCTGGCGGAGAAAAAAGGCCGAAAAGAGAGCCAGCCTGCGACCGAAGAACTGGAAGTTGCGCGGGCTTAGGGCAGCGCATAGCTATTTGATAAGATGTTCAGAGTAAAGATGTTACATAAGCTATTAAAGCGCTTCCTGCTTTTTATCTGCTCGGCCGCGCTCGTTACGGGGTGCAAAGTGGCGGCGCCCCCGCAGCTGCCGTCCTTGCCGAAGGCCCCGGCTTCGTTTCTCAATCGCACCGATACCACGGCCAGCATTGCCGATATGCCCTGGTCGCAGTTCTTTACTGATCCGAACTTGGTCAGCCTGATCGACACGGCGCTCAACCGCAATTTCGACCTGCTCACCACCATTCAGCGCATTGAGGTTGCTCGCGCTAACGTCCTGATTACCAAAGGCGCCCTGTTTCCCACCGTCAATGGCGTTGCGTCGGCGGGAGTGGAGCGTTACGGCAAGTACACGCTCAACGGCGTGGGTAACTACGATACGAACCTGTCGCCCAACATCGATGGGCGTCAGCGCATTCCCAATCCCACCCCCGACTATTTCCTGGGCCTGCGCAGCTCTTGGGAGCTGGATATCTGGGGGAAGCTGCGCAACCGCCGCAAAGCCGCTTATACCCGCCTGCTGGCTACCGAAAAAGGCCGGCAGCTGATCACGACCGCGCTCGTGGCCGAAATAGCCCGCCTGTATTTCGAGTTGCTAGCCCTTGATAATGAGGTGAATGTAATTCGGAAGAACGTGGGGCTGCAACAGCGAGCTTACGAAATTGTACAGGTGCAAAAGCTGGGTGGCCGCGCTACGGAGCTGGCCGTGCAGCAGTTCGGGGCGCAGTTGCTGAACACGCGCAGTCTCGAATTTGCGCGTCGCCAGGAAATTGTGCGGGTCGAGAACCAGCTGAATCTGCTGCTGGGGCGTTATCCGCAGCCCATTGTGCGCGGCCAGCCCATTCGGGAGCAGCAGTTGCCGGCAACCGTTTCGGCCGGCTTGCCGGCTACGATGCTGCTGCGCCGGCCCGACGTGCAACAGGCTGAGCTAGAGCTGGCTGCCTCACGCGCCGATATTTCGGCGGCTCGTGCCGCGTTTTTGCCCTCCCTGACGTTGTCGCCGTATATGGGCTTCAACGCCTTCAAAACCTCGCTGCTGTTTCAGGGGCCGGAATCAATTGCGTACGGTATCGTGGGTGGCCTAACCGCGCCGCTCGTCAACCGCGCCGCTCTGAAAGCCGAGTACGTCCGCTCGACGGCCAACAACGTGGGCGCCTTTTACGCCTACCAAAAAGCTATCCGCACGGGCTATCAGGAAGTGGTAACCAACTTGCAGGGTATCGATAACTACCGGCAGGTGTATCAGCTTAAAGAGCAGGAAGTTACCTCACTCAACAAAGCCGTGTCCATCTCCAACGACCTCTTTGTGGCTGGCTACGCCACGTACCTGGAGGTGATAACGGCCCAACGCAGCGTGCTGGAAGCCGAATTGCAGCTCACCAACGCCCGCCGCGAGCAGTTCTTCCTACTCATTGATTTGTACCGGGCATTGGGTGGCGGCTGGGGCGCAACCCGGTAACAGAGACAACGCGCTCGTTACCAAGTGTCTTGTTAAATACTTGGTAATGAGCGCGTTGCGAAATGAAGTTAGTGGACAGGTGTTTCAGTCGCCGCCACTTCCTCTGGAATAATTACGTGTCCGGAATTCCTGTTTAAGGAGCGCATGGCCAGCAGCACGCTGATAATCGTGAGCACAGCACCGGCCAGAAACGCAGCCCCTGGGAAATGCACCGGCGCACTCGGACCCGTGAAATACGAGAACAGGTTGGTCATGAGCGGCGGCCCGACAATGGCCGTCAAGCTAACTAGGCTGGTGAGCGCACCTTGCAGTTCGCCTTGTTCGTTGGCCGGCACCTGTGTGGAAATGATGCTTTGGAGCGCCGGTCCGGCGATGCCGCCCAAGCAATAAGGCACCAAAAAGGCAAACATCATCCAGCTTTTGTCGGCAAATGCAAAGAGCAGAAAGCCAGTGGCATACAGGCTTAGACCGAGCGACACGGAGCGTTTTGCTCCCAGCTTTGGGTTCAGAACGCGAATGAGCAAGCCCTGCACCAGCGCCGTCAGCAGCCCGACTACCCCAAGCGAAGCCCCAACCCATCCTTCGTTCCAGTTGAAGCGGTACATCACAAAGTACGACCACGTACTCTGCACGGCGTGGGCCGCAATATAGAGCAGCACCAGCGAGCCCACCATGCCCATAATGACAGGGTAACGTTGCAGTTGCCGCAGCGACCCCACCGGGTTGGCGCGTTTCCACTCAAACTGGCGCCGATTCTCGGTGGCCAACGATTCGGGCAGCACAAAGAATCCGTAGAGCCAATTGAGCATTGTGAGTCCTGCGGCTACCAAAAAGGGAACCCGCGGCCCAAAATGCCCCAGCAACCCGCCAATTACAGGCCCGATAATAAACCCTAGCCCAAAGGCGGCCCCGATCATGCCGAAGTTCTGCGCCCGTTTTTCGGGTGGGCTGATGTCGGCGATGTAGGCCGAGGCAGTCGTGAAGCTGGCGCCCGTAATGCCCGCAATGATGCGCCCTACAAACAGCCACCCCACGCTGGGCGCAAAGGCCACAAATAAGTAGTCGAGCCCAAAGCCAAACAACGCAAATAACAGCACCGGCCGCCGCCCGTATTGGTCGCTGAGGTTGCCGAGCACGGGCGAAAACAGAAATTGCATGCTGGCAAATGCAAAGCCCAGCCAACCGCCGTACTTGGCTGCCTCGCTCATGCCGCCGCCCGTCAGCTGACTGATGAGCTTAGGGATAACCGGAATGATGATGCCGAACCCAATGACGTCCAGCAGCAGCGTTACGAAGATGAAGCCGAGGGCAGCTTGGCGTTTATCGGACATAGTTCTCTGCTAGTTAGACAAGTGCAGACTACGCATCTGCATGCTGTAAGATACGAATAAATATCAATATATCTAATATTATTAGCATAAAACTAAAAAAATTGGAAGTAGTCTTGGTTATGACCGTCAAGTACCTTGCCTAGGTAAATGCTTAAAAAACAAGTACTTCCTCCGTGTCAAAATAATACAGCACACATTGCACATCGGAGTAGCCCAGCTGGCGAAATAGCTCGGCATATTGCTGCAACTGGCGTTTGTGCTGCGCTTCGGGCGGCGGAATCTTAAAATCAACCAGCGTAACGCGGCCGGGTGCCGGACCCAGGTTGGGCTCGAAGGCGATGCGGTCGGGCTTGTAATCTTGGCGGCGCGCGCCACCCACCAGAATCTCTCGCTCCGTTTCTACCAACACCGAATGGCTGAAGTAGTGCGCCATTTGCGGGTGCTGGGTTACGTGGTGCAGCTTCTCCACCAGCTCTGCGCGCTCGCGGGTGCTCACAAGTCCTTCGGCCACCAATTGCGCGGCCACGCGGTCGTCATCAATGGCTAAAATGATGCGGCGCAGGGCGTAATGAAGCTTGCGGTTCCACTCGCGCTGCACTTGCTGATCGTCGAAATCAAAGACGGTGTTGGCATGCCGGCGCAGCCGCAGGCGCTCTTCCCAAGGCGTGCTGGCCAAGTTAGTAAGAGGATACAGGTCGGGGCTAAGAGCCTGTTTATTAGCACTCGGAACCGCATTTTGGCCGTCGGAAAGGATATATGCCGTGCGCTCGTCGTCCCACTGGTGGGTAGCCACCAAATAGCGATGCAAAAGCTCCGCCACCGTACGGGCCTGTTCGGGCGTATCCGTAGTATCGCCCTCTTTGGTCGCTTTGGTTGGTTTGGGCTGCCGGGTGATGACGTAGAGGCGGTGGCGCGGCCGCGTGAAGGCCACGTAAAGCATGTTGAGGCCTTCCAGAAACGTCTTTTCCAACTCCTCGGTGTATTGCAAGGCGAGGGGCGTGCGCGTCAGCGCCTGCGTCTGGCTG
This window encodes:
- a CDS encoding efflux transporter outer membrane subunit, which produces MLHKLLKRFLLFICSAALVTGCKVAAPPQLPSLPKAPASFLNRTDTTASIADMPWSQFFTDPNLVSLIDTALNRNFDLLTTIQRIEVARANVLITKGALFPTVNGVASAGVERYGKYTLNGVGNYDTNLSPNIDGRQRIPNPTPDYFLGLRSSWELDIWGKLRNRRKAAYTRLLATEKGRQLITTALVAEIARLYFELLALDNEVNVIRKNVGLQQRAYEIVQVQKLGGRATELAVQQFGAQLLNTRSLEFARRQEIVRVENQLNLLLGRYPQPIVRGQPIREQQLPATVSAGLPATMLLRRPDVQQAELELAASRADISAARAAFLPSLTLSPYMGFNAFKTSLLFQGPESIAYGIVGGLTAPLVNRAALKAEYVRSTANNVGAFYAYQKAIRTGYQEVVTNLQGIDNYRQVYQLKEQEVTSLNKAVSISNDLFVAGYATYLEVITAQRSVLEAELQLTNARREQFFLLIDLYRALGGGWGATR
- a CDS encoding efflux RND transporter periplasmic adaptor subunit, with protein sequence MWLLLPTLSIAGASCTETSQADNTKTAVAVEVLPVLELVAQDTVLHHDYVADIQSIKNVEVRARVQGFIEKIYVDEGKEVKAGQPLFRINDAEYKTQLAKARANLSNAVAQSRVAQLEAERVRLLVDKKIIAKSELEVAQAKLRAAQAQIDEARSAQSTAALSLSYTMVRAPFDGIIDRIPLKVGSLVDNGTLLTTVSDNRAVYAYFGVSEGEYLEYIKTRQQHPSRNNNSVQLILADGSQYTPPGKIETVESEFNEGTGSISFRARFDNPHKILKHGATGRVRLSNTVHDVVLVPQKAVFEIQDKNYVFVVDAAGKVKQKSFVPSTRLSYFYVVKSGLKPGEKIVYEGMQDLREGATIRPRPVLMGQILAGAH
- a CDS encoding TCR/Tet family MFS transporter, whose amino-acid sequence is MSDKRQAALGFIFVTLLLDVIGFGIIIPVIPKLISQLTGGGMSEAAKYGGWLGFAFASMQFLFSPVLGNLSDQYGRRPVLLFALFGFGLDYLFVAFAPSVGWLFVGRIIAGITGASFTTASAYIADISPPEKRAQNFGMIGAAFGLGFIIGPVIGGLLGHFGPRVPFLVAAGLTMLNWLYGFFVLPESLATENRRQFEWKRANPVGSLRQLQRYPVIMGMVGSLVLLYIAAHAVQSTWSYFVMYRFNWNEGWVGASLGVVGLLTALVQGLLIRVLNPKLGAKRSVSLGLSLYATGFLLFAFADKSWMMFAFLVPYCLGGIAGPALQSIISTQVPANEQGELQGALTSLVSLTAIVGPPLMTNLFSYFTGPSAPVHFPGAAFLAGAVLTIISVLLAMRSLNRNSGHVIIPEEVAATETPVH
- a CDS encoding response regulator, which gives rise to MKILLVEDEPKLASFVKKGFENEGYELDIAYDGRMGRSLFQQHAYEVIILDINLPYINGFELCRLIRADDPQVPVLLLTALDSLDDKVSGFEAGADDYLVKPFEFKELLLRTRALAKRNSDAGSVKRLLRISDLELNLDSKTVTRNQQRIDLTTKEYALLEYLLLNRGKVISRVDIAERVWELNFDTNTNVIDVYVSYLRKKIDRHFKPKLIHTVVGMGYVMREG
- a CDS encoding efflux RND transporter permease subunit, which encodes MFNLFIRRPVLSLVISLVIVFLGLLAFFTLPITQFPDIVPPSVTVTARYTGANAEVCAKAVATPLERAINGVPGMSYMSSVSSNSGLTVITVFFQVGIDPDVAAVNVQNRVQTVIDELPEEVIKAGVATEKEVNSMLLYLNVMSDDPAVGEKFIYNFTDINVLQELKRIDGVGFAEIMGSREYSMRVWLKPDRLASYSVSADEVIKAIRDQNVEAAPGKTGESSGKAPQMLQYVLRYTGKMFEPEQYKNVVLRANADGSVLRLRDVADVEFDVMSYGMLSKTDGRPSASIMLKQRPGSNASEVIANVKARMAELKVTSFPPGMTYNIAYDVSRFLDASIHEVVRTLFEAFLLVFLVVYLFIQDWRSTLIPALAVPVALVGTLFFMQLFGFSINLLTLFALVLAIGIVVDNAIVVVEAVHAKMHEQHLSPREATFAAMGEMGGAIIAITLVMSAVFVPVAFMTGPVGVFYRQFSLTLAISIVISGINALTLTPALCALILKYDPENQTEKKGLLNRFFAWFNRGYAAFSARYQQLVSFVARRRAITIGLFLFFCAATWGVSAILPGGFIPTEDQGMIYVNVTTPPGATVERTDRVLDKIQQATKGIDAVESVSNLAGYSLMSEVAGASYGMGMINLKPWEEREESVSEIITLLEAKTKGITDAQIQFFPPPTVPGFGNSSGFELRLLDKTGRGDLQQTDKVAKDFIAALKQRPEIGSAFTGFDPTFPQYLIHVDQDMAAKKGVTIDNAMSTLQTLMGSYYASNFIRFGQMYKVMVQAAPNYRTKPEDLLKLFVKNDRGEMVPYSTFIRLERVYGPEQLTRYNMYTSAMLNGDAAPGYSSGDAINAIEEVAAKELPRGYSFEWSGMTREQILSGNQAIYIFAVCLVFVYLLLAAQYESFLLPLPVLLSLPTGIFGAFLGLKLLGLENNIYAQVSLVMLIGLLGKNAILIIEFAVLRQREGHSILNAAVEGAVSRLRPILMTSFAFIAGLIPLCVASGAGALGNRSIGTAAASGMLVGTVAGVVLIPGLYVLFAKLAEKKGRKESQPATEELEVARA
- a CDS encoding sensor histidine kinase, whose protein sequence is MLIRNKLILRFMLLVVAIQLCFSAFIYYFNAVSRQQKYYHRLEAKAQLMASLLIRRANLRDEMLRSFRRKDMMTMHDERISIYDVRRRLLYHIGDAPALASNVLYSKVLDKEKFVRFEEGKLETVGLRYPHAGQTYFLFVSGYDQFGNQQFRKLRLLLLVGNVGSLVLIIVAGWYFADESLKPIARVIRQVERITASNLSLRVDEGNQQDEIARLAITFNKMLSGVEQAFESQKSFLSHASHELRTPLTNLLGTLETSQAYDTDLAETKQSIGSAVEEIKRLVALTNGLLALAKADDTSFKRQPVRLDECLTQAMGYCETKYPGRTLKLEFGPLPKELDDAFTVQGNAHLLTTALFNILENACKYSQDAVTVQFGYAKDSILIIKVIDKGIGIAPQEQQRILEPLYRGENGKSMPGYGLGLAITHKVIQRHGGQLHLASRVGEGTTVTVRLPVPRNRMTVSDKA